A genome region from Streptomyces sp. S4.7 includes the following:
- a CDS encoding RpiB/LacA/LacB family sugar-phosphate isomerase — protein sequence MRIALGNDHAGHALKDHVRGVLDRLGHEVLDRGTDSDAPVDFPDITFATCDAVRTGEADRAVLVCGTGAGALMAANKIAGIRCGLGHDVYSAHQAVEHDDANAIAMGAWLIGPAMAGAVVEAFLGATFDNDEDTLRRVAKLHELELRSARELAAELPADGN from the coding sequence ATGAGAATCGCACTGGGCAACGACCACGCCGGACACGCGCTGAAGGACCATGTGCGCGGCGTTCTGGATCGGCTCGGCCACGAAGTCCTCGACCGCGGCACGGACAGTGACGCGCCGGTCGACTTCCCCGACATCACCTTCGCCACCTGCGACGCCGTACGCACCGGTGAGGCCGACCGCGCCGTGCTCGTGTGCGGAACCGGCGCCGGCGCGCTGATGGCGGCCAACAAGATCGCCGGGATCCGCTGCGGCCTCGGGCACGACGTCTACTCGGCCCACCAAGCGGTCGAGCACGACGACGCGAACGCCATCGCCATGGGTGCCTGGCTGATCGGTCCGGCGATGGCGGGCGCGGTGGTCGAGGCGTTCCTCGGCGCGACGTTCGACAACGACGAGGACACCCTCCGGCGTGTCGCCAAGCTCCACGAGCTGGAGCTCAGGTCGGCGCGCGAACTCGCGGCGGAGCTCCCCGCCGACGGGAACTGA
- a CDS encoding ribokinase: MPTTVFVVGSLNADQLLEVPAFPAAGETVLASDVLITAGGKGGNQAVAASRAGAAVTMIGALGDDAHGRLVRRALTESGVDTGWVVTADGTHTGTAVVAVEAGGENRIIVASGANARLTRRDVESGLAAAAPGDLVLLQLETPVEVVAHAARFAKERGATVVLNAAPAPADAGCLSADIDLLVVNEVEMRAVAGLVGADETGTGEGRDTADTVLTTSRALDCVVVCTTGADGAYVNTGDRVVHIPAVRVTAVDTTAAGDTYTGYLAAALARGESDLPAALATASAAAAVTVTRRGAMAAIPYADEIGEARAISDATGTTTRPASPAAPTSTNSPRRADT; encoded by the coding sequence ATGCCCACCACCGTCTTCGTCGTCGGCAGCCTCAACGCCGACCAGCTCCTGGAGGTGCCCGCGTTCCCGGCGGCCGGCGAGACCGTGCTCGCGTCGGACGTACTGATCACCGCGGGAGGCAAGGGCGGCAACCAGGCCGTGGCGGCCTCACGGGCCGGTGCGGCGGTCACCATGATCGGCGCGCTCGGCGACGACGCGCACGGCCGGCTCGTACGCCGGGCACTGACCGAATCGGGTGTGGACACCGGGTGGGTGGTGACCGCGGACGGTACGCACACGGGCACGGCGGTCGTCGCCGTGGAGGCGGGCGGCGAGAACCGCATCATCGTGGCGTCCGGCGCGAACGCCCGTCTCACCCGGCGGGACGTCGAATCGGGGCTGGCCGCGGCGGCGCCCGGCGATCTCGTACTGCTCCAGCTGGAGACCCCGGTGGAGGTGGTCGCCCACGCGGCCCGCTTCGCCAAGGAGCGCGGCGCCACCGTCGTACTCAACGCCGCCCCGGCGCCCGCCGACGCCGGCTGCCTGTCGGCCGACATCGATCTGCTGGTGGTCAACGAGGTGGAGATGCGGGCGGTGGCCGGGCTGGTCGGCGCGGACGAGACCGGCACGGGCGAGGGCCGGGACACGGCGGACACCGTGCTCACCACGTCCCGGGCGCTGGACTGTGTCGTCGTCTGCACCACGGGCGCGGACGGCGCGTACGTCAACACCGGCGACCGGGTGGTCCACATCCCCGCCGTACGGGTCACCGCGGTCGACACCACCGCGGCCGGCGACACCTACACCGGCTATCTCGCGGCGGCCCTCGCCCGGGGCGAGAGCGACCTGCCCGCCGCACTGGCGACGGCTTCGGCCGCGGCGGCGGTCACGGTCACGCGGCGCGGGGCGATGGCCGCGATCCCGTACGCGGACGAGATCGGCGAGGCGCGCGCGATCTCGGACGCCACCGGCACCACGACACGACCCGCGTCACCGGCGGCACCGACATCAACGAACTCACCACGAAGGGCTGACACATGA
- a CDS encoding LacI family DNA-binding transcriptional regulator produces MDSTVTIKDVAALAGVSVGTTSRVLSGNPSTSPAARERVHAAVAELGYRPDARARSLRSARSQTVGLLISDVRNPFFADVAHGAEQAALRSSYVTLLANANEDPEQQDTYLESFLTQRVDGIIIAPQGEDSANLRTLATTVPLVFVDRTVDGFEVPSVTSDNALGIDQAVAHLADRGHTRVGYIGGPRSISTGRARHDAFVRAVARHGLDADPELITSGDFRSASGSAAAERLLSGGRPPTALLAADSPMAVGALGTLRRRGLRIGSDIDLVAFDDIEWFSELDPPLTVVSHDAQAMGSTAMRLLLDVIEGRTPESVVLPTRLVVRESSGGRRRPV; encoded by the coding sequence ATGGACAGCACCGTGACCATCAAGGACGTCGCCGCACTGGCCGGCGTCTCCGTGGGCACGACGTCCCGGGTGCTCTCCGGCAACCCCTCCACCTCCCCCGCCGCCCGTGAACGCGTCCACGCCGCCGTCGCCGAACTCGGCTACCGGCCCGACGCCCGTGCGCGCTCCCTGCGCTCGGCCCGTTCACAGACGGTGGGGCTGCTCATCTCCGACGTACGCAACCCGTTCTTCGCGGATGTGGCGCACGGCGCCGAACAAGCCGCCCTGCGCTCCTCCTACGTCACCCTCCTCGCCAACGCCAACGAGGACCCCGAGCAGCAGGACACCTATCTGGAGTCCTTCCTCACCCAGCGGGTCGACGGCATCATCATCGCCCCGCAGGGCGAGGACAGCGCGAACCTGCGAACCCTCGCCACCACCGTCCCCCTCGTCTTCGTCGACCGGACCGTCGACGGATTCGAGGTGCCCAGCGTGACCTCGGACAACGCGCTGGGCATCGACCAGGCCGTCGCCCATCTCGCCGACCGCGGCCACACCCGTGTCGGCTACATCGGCGGCCCCCGGTCCATCTCCACCGGCCGCGCCAGGCACGACGCGTTCGTGCGTGCCGTCGCCCGGCACGGTCTCGACGCCGACCCCGAGCTGATCACCTCCGGGGACTTCCGCTCGGCGAGCGGTTCGGCGGCGGCCGAACGGCTGCTGTCCGGCGGACGCCCGCCGACCGCGCTGCTCGCGGCCGACAGCCCGATGGCCGTGGGCGCGCTCGGGACGCTGCGCCGCCGTGGGCTGCGCATCGGCTCGGACATCGACCTGGTGGCCTTCGACGACATCGAGTGGTTCTCCGAACTCGACCCGCCGCTGACCGTCGTCTCGCACGACGCACAGGCCATGGGGTCGACGGCGATGAGACTCCTCCTCGACGTCATCGAGGGCCGCACACCCGAGTCGGTGGTCCTGCCGACGCGTCTCGTCGTACGGGAATCGTCGGGCGGCCGGCGCCGGCCCGTCTAG
- a CDS encoding SDR family oxidoreductase yields MDSQAYLSELFSLEGRVALVTGGSSGIGRAIAQALARAGASVVVVARREAELAATVDELTDRGCKAAWVSGDLGTREGVRTAADEAARMFGEPDTLVNCAGINLRPPLGETGDDVWDTTMSVNLEAPHLLGQRFGPGMAERGFGRIMHVTSQQAHRAFVQSGVYGVSKGALESLARSQAEAWSRYGVTCNTLVPGFVMTPLNERLSSDPERVAALAARTMTGRNGLAEDFAGAAVFLASRASAYVTGQSVFVDGGFSVH; encoded by the coding sequence ATGGATTCGCAGGCGTATCTCTCCGAACTGTTCTCCTTGGAAGGTCGCGTCGCCCTGGTCACCGGCGGCAGTTCCGGCATCGGCAGGGCCATCGCGCAGGCCCTCGCCCGAGCCGGTGCGAGCGTTGTCGTCGTGGCCCGCCGGGAGGCGGAACTGGCCGCCACCGTCGACGAGTTGACGGACCGTGGCTGCAAGGCGGCATGGGTGAGCGGCGATCTCGGTACGCGCGAAGGGGTCCGTACGGCGGCCGACGAGGCGGCGCGGATGTTCGGCGAACCGGACACCCTCGTCAACTGCGCCGGGATCAATCTGCGGCCTCCGCTGGGAGAGACCGGTGACGACGTGTGGGACACGACGATGTCGGTGAATCTGGAGGCGCCCCATCTGCTGGGGCAGCGGTTCGGCCCCGGCATGGCCGAGCGCGGTTTCGGGCGGATCATGCACGTGACGTCCCAACAGGCGCACCGGGCGTTCGTCCAGAGCGGTGTCTACGGCGTCTCGAAGGGCGCTCTGGAGTCGCTTGCCCGTTCACAGGCCGAGGCGTGGTCGCGGTACGGGGTCACCTGCAACACGCTCGTTCCGGGCTTCGTGATGACGCCGCTCAACGAACGACTGTCGTCCGACCCCGAGCGCGTGGCGGCGCTCGCCGCGCGCACGATGACCGGGCGCAACGGGCTCGCGGAGGACTTCGCCGGCGCGGCCGTGTTCCTGGCGAGCCGGGCCTCCGCGTACGTCACCGGGCAGTCGGTCTTCGTGGACGGCGGGTTCTCCGTCCACTGA
- a CDS encoding EamA family transporter yields MEATAATSSGAARWSLVTAVAPIAWGTTYFVTQRHLPADHPLYGAVFRALPAGIVLLALSGRRPHGALWWKALVLGTLNMGAFFALVYVAAQLLPTSIASTVMATAPVLMMLLAWPLLAERPRALPAVGAGVGIAGVCVMLLTNATGVDPLGVLASVAAMTMSSIGYILTKKWCPDVDVLALTSWQLIAGGAVLVPVAIAVEGAPPALDGGALLGFAYLSGMATALAFTAWFTGLRHLSAGTVGLIGLLNPVTGVLLGTLVAGDTLTARQGVGLVLVFLGIVLGQPGVTRAACALRTRRSAARPGEPAPRPHDDRTRRQRV; encoded by the coding sequence ATGGAAGCTACCGCCGCAACAAGCTCCGGGGCCGCCCGCTGGTCACTCGTCACCGCCGTCGCGCCGATCGCGTGGGGCACGACGTACTTCGTCACACAGCGTCATCTGCCGGCGGACCATCCGCTTTACGGGGCGGTGTTCCGGGCCCTGCCCGCCGGGATCGTCCTGCTCGCGCTGAGCGGACGACGGCCGCACGGGGCGCTGTGGTGGAAGGCGCTGGTGCTCGGCACCCTGAACATGGGGGCGTTCTTCGCCCTCGTCTACGTGGCGGCGCAGCTCCTGCCGACGAGCATCGCCTCGACGGTCATGGCGACCGCGCCGGTGCTGATGATGCTGCTCGCCTGGCCGCTGCTGGCGGAGCGTCCGCGCGCCCTGCCCGCCGTCGGCGCGGGCGTCGGGATCGCGGGCGTCTGCGTCATGCTCCTGACGAACGCGACCGGCGTCGATCCGCTCGGCGTGCTCGCCTCCGTGGCCGCCATGACGATGTCCTCGATCGGCTACATCCTCACCAAGAAGTGGTGCCCCGACGTCGACGTTCTCGCGCTGACCTCGTGGCAGCTCATCGCCGGAGGAGCGGTCCTGGTGCCGGTCGCGATCGCCGTCGAAGGGGCGCCGCCGGCGCTGGACGGGGGCGCGCTGCTCGGATTCGCCTACCTCTCCGGCATGGCGACGGCCCTCGCGTTCACGGCGTGGTTCACCGGTCTGCGGCACCTGAGCGCGGGAACGGTGGGGCTCATCGGTCTGCTCAACCCGGTCACCGGCGTCCTGCTGGGCACGCTCGTCGCCGGCGACACCCTCACGGCGCGCCAAGGCGTCGGGCTGGTACTGGTGTTCCTCGGCATCGTGCTGGGACAGCCGGGCGTGACACGGGCCGCGTGCGCCCTGCGCACACGGCGGTCGGCGGCCCGCCCCGGCGAACCCGCCCCACGGCCACACGATGACCGGACCCGACGCCAACGGGTCTGA
- a CDS encoding MarR family transcriptional regulator, with protein sequence MTESLDRVARIQREWARERPDVDVRPQGVIGRLHRLGAYLTEELCVVYRKYGLGEGDFDVLAALRRAGSPFERAPGELAEYTMVTTGAMTKRVDRLERAGLVSRRASESDGRGRVVALTPEGRALIDRAFSEHMANERRLLGALTEDEAARLEFLLVKWLAAAEGPRG encoded by the coding sequence ATGACCGAATCCCTTGACCGCGTGGCCCGTATCCAGCGGGAATGGGCCCGCGAGCGCCCCGATGTCGATGTCCGTCCGCAGGGCGTGATCGGGCGGCTGCACCGCCTCGGCGCCTATCTCACCGAGGAGTTGTGTGTCGTGTACCGGAAATACGGGCTCGGGGAGGGGGACTTCGACGTCCTGGCCGCGCTGCGGCGGGCGGGGTCGCCGTTCGAACGTGCCCCCGGCGAGCTGGCCGAGTACACCATGGTCACGACGGGCGCGATGACGAAACGTGTCGACCGGCTCGAACGGGCCGGGCTCGTGTCGCGGCGGGCCAGCGAGAGCGACGGTCGCGGCAGGGTCGTCGCGCTGACCCCGGAGGGCCGGGCGCTCATCGACCGCGCCTTCTCGGAGCACATGGCCAACGAGCGCCGCCTGCTGGGAGCCCTGACCGAGGACGAGGCGGCGCGGCTCGAATTCCTGCTGGTCAAGTGGCTCGCGGCGGCCGAGGGGCCTCGCGGCTGA
- a CDS encoding winged helix-turn-helix domain-containing protein, which produces MTDSDGTPRGPKHGSNTVVLDAKGLRALAHPVRVQLVGLLRKHGPSTATRLAERLGVNSGTASYHLRQLGDAGFVEEDAERGNARERWWRAVHQSTWFSEPELAEREPEAALAYLQSVAAAYTLRTQRALSELQTLPDQWRGTFDISDWPLRLTPEETVNLREELHALLARYRSDTPETAAEAPEGAERVSLITQILPELDTLGEDSTDAGPASEPAPARRRGMETW; this is translated from the coding sequence ATGACGGATTCCGACGGCACCCCTCGCGGTCCCAAGCACGGTTCGAACACGGTCGTCCTGGACGCCAAGGGACTGCGGGCCCTCGCCCACCCGGTACGCGTCCAACTGGTCGGACTGCTGCGCAAGCACGGCCCTTCGACGGCCACCCGGCTCGCCGAGCGGCTCGGGGTCAACTCCGGTACGGCCAGCTACCACTTGCGCCAGCTCGGCGACGCCGGGTTCGTCGAGGAGGACGCCGAGCGCGGCAACGCACGGGAACGTTGGTGGCGCGCGGTACACCAGTCCACGTGGTTCAGTGAGCCCGAGCTGGCCGAGCGGGAGCCGGAGGCGGCGCTGGCCTATCTCCAGTCGGTCGCCGCCGCGTACACCCTGCGCACGCAACGGGCGCTCAGCGAGCTCCAGACGCTCCCCGACCAGTGGCGCGGCACCTTCGACATCAGCGACTGGCCGCTGCGGCTGACCCCCGAGGAGACGGTGAACCTGCGGGAGGAATTGCACGCACTCCTCGCGCGCTACCGCTCGGACACTCCGGAGACGGCGGCCGAGGCGCCGGAGGGCGCCGAGCGCGTCTCGCTGATCACCCAGATCCTGCCCGAGCTGGACACCTTGGGCGAAGACTCCACCGACGCCGGTCCCGCGAGCGAACCGGCCCCCGCGCGGCGGCGGGGAATGGAGACCTGGTGA